A section of the Elizabethkingia anophelis R26 genome encodes:
- a CDS encoding DUF6759 domain-containing protein produces MKKYLFLISATVFLAGCDAMNYSTYNRFPRYPSYPGSSNTSMANTEREYNELLKTYKPETEAVLNDLLNSTDPNAINTSIVIKNESSCNMVFTISGSNGFKRIPIGTGQVGYAMIRKGIYTLSANVCQKVYRETTNIRSSQQLSLK; encoded by the coding sequence ATGAAAAAATATTTATTTCTTATTTCTGCAACAGTATTTCTGGCCGGGTGTGATGCAATGAATTATAGCACATATAACCGATTTCCGAGATATCCCTCTTATCCCGGAAGCAGCAATACTTCTATGGCCAATACTGAAAGAGAATATAACGAGTTACTAAAAACTTATAAACCTGAAACAGAAGCTGTGTTAAATGATCTTTTGAACAGTACGGATCCAAATGCTATTAACACTTCCATTGTTATAAAAAATGAATCTTCCTGCAATATGGTTTTTACCATCAGCGGAAGTAATGGTTTTAAAAGAATACCAATTGGCACAGGACAGGTTGGCTACGCTATGATCCGAAAAGGAATATATACCCTTTCTGCCAATGTTTGTCAGAAAGTTTACAGAGAAACTACTAATATCAGAAGCTCACAACAGCTGTCGTTAAAATAA
- the rpsI gene encoding 30S ribosomal protein S9: MSTVHKIGRRKTSVARVYVKPGAGNITVNGKDAKTYFCTDMLVYKLNQPFLLTETAGQYDVTVNVFGGGITGQAEAIRLGISRALCEINEEFRLALKPHGLLTRDARMVERKKFGQKKARKRFQFSKR, translated from the coding sequence ATGTCTACAGTACACAAAATCGGAAGAAGAAAAACATCTGTAGCGAGAGTTTACGTTAAGCCAGGTGCTGGTAACATTACTGTTAACGGTAAAGATGCTAAAACTTACTTCTGCACAGATATGTTGGTTTACAAATTAAATCAACCATTTTTATTAACTGAAACTGCTGGTCAGTATGACGTTACCGTTAATGTTTTCGGTGGTGGTATTACAGGTCAGGCAGAAGCTATCAGACTAGGTATTTCAAGAGCACTTTGCGAAATCAATGAAGAATTCAGATTAGCATTGAAACCTCACGGTCTTCTTACCAGAGATGCTAGAATGGTAGAAAGAAAGAAATTCGGTCAGAAAAAAGCGAGAAAGAGATTCCAATTCTCAAAACGTTAA
- the rpsB gene encoding 30S ribosomal protein S2: protein MAKANVKDLLEAGVHFGHMTRKWNPNMAPYIFMEKNGIHIVDLHKTAVKLDEACNALEKITSAGKKVLFVATKKQAKEVVAKHASELNMPYITERWPGGMLTNFVTIRKAVKKMNAIDKMKKDGTFETLSKKERLQVDRQRANLEKNLGSIADMVRLPSAIFVVDIMREHIAVTEAKKLGIPVFGIVDTNSDPRKVDFVIPGNDDASKSIDMILSVVSESIKEGQSQRKAEKEKSKEGEKATADADADFDAE, encoded by the coding sequence ATGGCAAAAGCAAATGTAAAAGACCTATTAGAGGCTGGCGTACACTTCGGTCACATGACTAGAAAGTGGAATCCAAATATGGCTCCATACATCTTCATGGAGAAAAACGGTATTCACATTGTCGATTTACATAAAACGGCAGTAAAATTGGACGAAGCTTGTAACGCTTTAGAAAAAATTACTTCTGCTGGTAAAAAAGTTCTTTTCGTAGCTACTAAAAAACAAGCTAAAGAAGTTGTTGCAAAACACGCTTCTGAACTGAACATGCCTTATATTACTGAAAGATGGCCAGGTGGTATGCTTACCAACTTCGTAACTATCAGAAAAGCGGTTAAGAAAATGAACGCTATCGATAAAATGAAGAAAGATGGTACTTTCGAAACTTTATCTAAAAAAGAAAGATTACAAGTTGACCGTCAGAGAGCTAACCTAGAGAAAAACTTAGGTTCTATCGCTGACATGGTGCGTCTTCCTTCTGCTATTTTCGTAGTAGATATTATGAGAGAACACATCGCGGTAACTGAAGCTAAGAAATTAGGTATTCCAGTTTTCGGTATCGTTGATACTAACTCTGACCCAAGAAAAGTAGATTTCGTTATCCCTGGTAACGATGATGCTTCTAAATCTATCGATATGATTCTTTCTGTAGTGTCTGAATCTATCAAAGAAGGTCAGTCTCAAAGAAAAGCTGAAAAAGAAAAATCTAAAGAAGGCGAAAAAGCTACAGCTGATGCTGATGCTGATTTCGATGCTGAATAA
- the guaB gene encoding IMP dehydrogenase, with the protein MPIHDKIIETAITFDDVLLVPSYSEVLPNQVSLKSRLSDKITLKVPIVSAAMDTVTEASLAIALARVGGLGFIHKNMPIEEQANQVNSVKRSENGMISDPVTLSKEHTLGEAKGMMAHYKISGLPVVDNDNKLIGIITNRDVKYQEDLGLKVEEIMTKDNLIVSHKSTTLEEAKEILLKSRVEKLPIVDSENKLVGLITIKDIDNQLEYPNANKDGNGRLIVGAGVGVGADTMDRVKALVEAGVDIIAVDSAHGHSEGVLEKIREIRAAYPELDIVGGNIVTAEAAKALIEAGANVLKVGVGPGSICTTRVVAGVGVPQLSAIYNVYEYARTQNVAVIADGGIKLSGDIVKAIASGAGAVMLGSLLAGTEEAPGDEIIFQGRKFKSYQGMGSLAAMKRGGKERYFQSEAKKFVPEGIEGRVPFKGKLEEVIFQLSGGLRAGMGYCGAKDIESLQKDSKMVRITGSGLKESHPHDVIITQEAPNYSL; encoded by the coding sequence ATGCCTATACACGACAAAATCATAGAGACGGCAATCACCTTTGATGACGTCCTTCTAGTACCTTCATATTCTGAAGTATTACCCAATCAGGTTTCTCTAAAATCAAGACTATCCGATAAAATCACCCTGAAAGTTCCAATCGTTTCTGCAGCTATGGATACGGTAACGGAAGCTTCACTTGCTATTGCATTGGCGAGAGTTGGTGGATTAGGATTTATTCATAAGAATATGCCTATCGAGGAGCAGGCTAATCAGGTTAACAGTGTAAAAAGATCCGAGAACGGTATGATCTCCGATCCTGTTACGCTATCCAAAGAGCATACTCTTGGAGAGGCCAAAGGAATGATGGCTCATTATAAAATTTCCGGACTACCTGTGGTAGATAATGATAACAAACTAATTGGGATCATTACAAACAGAGATGTAAAGTATCAGGAAGATCTTGGTCTGAAAGTTGAAGAAATTATGACAAAGGATAACCTTATCGTTTCTCATAAGTCAACAACTCTGGAAGAGGCAAAAGAAATTTTGTTAAAGAGCAGAGTAGAGAAGTTACCAATTGTAGATTCTGAAAATAAATTAGTAGGTCTAATTACGATTAAAGATATTGATAACCAGTTGGAGTATCCTAATGCTAATAAAGACGGAAACGGAAGACTTATTGTAGGCGCCGGGGTAGGAGTAGGAGCAGATACAATGGATAGAGTGAAGGCTTTAGTTGAGGCTGGTGTGGATATTATTGCTGTTGACTCTGCACATGGTCATTCTGAAGGTGTTCTTGAAAAGATCAGAGAAATCCGTGCAGCATATCCGGAATTGGATATCGTTGGTGGTAATATTGTAACTGCTGAAGCAGCAAAAGCGCTTATTGAAGCTGGAGCAAATGTTCTGAAAGTAGGTGTTGGTCCGGGATCTATCTGTACAACAAGAGTTGTTGCAGGTGTAGGTGTACCACAATTATCTGCTATCTATAACGTTTACGAATATGCAAGAACACAAAATGTAGCTGTTATTGCAGACGGAGGTATTAAGCTTTCCGGAGATATTGTAAAAGCTATTGCTAGCGGAGCAGGAGCAGTAATGCTTGGATCTCTTTTAGCAGGGACAGAAGAAGCTCCGGGAGATGAAATTATTTTCCAGGGTAGAAAATTCAAGTCTTATCAAGGAATGGGATCTTTAGCAGCAATGAAGCGTGGTGGTAAAGAAAGATATTTCCAAAGTGAGGCAAAGAAATTTGTACCTGAAGGTATCGAAGGAAGAGTTCCTTTTAAAGGTAAGTTAGAAGAAGTTATTTTCCAGCTTAGCGGAGGATTAAGAGCCGGAATGGGATACTGCGGAGCGAAAGATATCGAATCACTTCAGAAAGATTCTAAAATGGTTCGTATCACAGGATCCGGACTTAAAGAATCTCACCCGCATGATGTAATTATTACGCAGGAAGCCCCTAACTACTCATTGTAA
- a CDS encoding MORN variant repeat-containing protein codes for MNFKSTLIIALISAYSVTFAQERIYFDENWEATTKDQMVYYRETSKQGNLILLKDYYKNGALQFEGLASDVTPNHEVYEGKATWYFPDGKPEKIAEYVKGVPTGVSKMFDVQGRIVEDLIYNKEGRYDGTSYLYKNTDENSGYNMITEYKNSEATYTVVFDDSRKGIRSETIYKDGYESEVKYYDEKGKYIGSRTYNSKEGKYEGTIIEYYYDPMRIASIERYNKKGDLLESKSFYKNGKLKQDVKISGKNRQKITYNEEGNVIARLNLKYNEEIKDAVAYEGEDYEFYEEGGTVRRIATYHEGVLASDKNYDEDGKLNTENFYKGEDKIATNYYNTDGSLKGKLELKDGVGYNGTEIASAGEIVYKDGIVQDMKRLFENGKVQWTKHLNPEKNIYESKVYNEDGAVLYSYTRSVEEDSFNGEVLQYVKGKVSNKAVIKDNNLVSGKIRIDEDVRNVEIERKGEWIIIRQYTKAGKLFSEEKVLINENPYGESYYFREESLVKNYNY; via the coding sequence ATGAATTTCAAATCAACTCTTATAATAGCCTTAATCAGTGCTTATTCTGTAACATTTGCTCAGGAACGAATTTATTTTGATGAAAACTGGGAAGCTACCACCAAAGACCAGATGGTTTATTACCGGGAGACTTCTAAGCAAGGAAATCTGATTTTGTTAAAAGACTATTATAAAAATGGAGCACTACAGTTTGAAGGCTTAGCATCAGACGTAACACCCAACCATGAAGTTTATGAAGGTAAGGCAACCTGGTATTTTCCTGACGGTAAACCTGAAAAAATCGCAGAATATGTAAAAGGAGTACCAACAGGTGTATCTAAAATGTTTGACGTACAGGGGCGTATTGTTGAAGATCTGATCTATAATAAAGAAGGAAGATACGACGGGACATCTTATCTCTATAAAAATACTGATGAGAACTCAGGTTATAATATGATCACTGAGTATAAGAATTCTGAAGCTACTTATACTGTTGTCTTCGATGATTCTAGGAAAGGGATACGAAGCGAGACTATTTATAAGGACGGTTATGAATCTGAAGTTAAATATTACGACGAAAAAGGTAAATATATAGGAAGTAGGACATATAATAGTAAAGAGGGTAAATATGAAGGGACTATTATAGAATACTATTATGATCCTATGAGAATTGCCAGTATAGAAAGATATAATAAAAAAGGTGATCTGTTGGAATCTAAGAGCTTTTATAAGAATGGCAAGTTGAAGCAAGATGTGAAAATATCCGGTAAAAACAGGCAGAAAATAACTTATAATGAAGAAGGTAATGTAATAGCAAGGCTTAACTTGAAGTATAATGAAGAGATTAAAGATGCTGTTGCTTATGAAGGCGAAGATTATGAATTCTATGAAGAAGGGGGGACTGTACGACGTATAGCTACTTACCACGAAGGTGTACTTGCTTCCGATAAGAATTATGATGAAGACGGGAAATTAAATACTGAAAACTTTTATAAAGGCGAAGACAAGATAGCTACTAATTACTATAATACTGATGGCTCTTTAAAAGGAAAACTGGAATTAAAGGACGGCGTTGGCTATAATGGGACGGAAATTGCAAGCGCTGGTGAAATAGTTTATAAGGATGGAATTGTTCAGGATATGAAAAGACTTTTTGAAAATGGAAAAGTACAATGGACAAAGCATCTTAACCCTGAGAAAAATATATATGAATCTAAAGTATATAATGAAGATGGTGCAGTACTTTATTCTTACACAAGATCAGTAGAGGAGGATTCATTTAACGGAGAAGTATTGCAATATGTAAAAGGTAAAGTAAGTAATAAAGCTGTTATAAAGGATAATAATCTTGTAAGTGGCAAAATCCGAATCGATGAAGATGTACGCAATGTAGAGATCGAAAGAAAAGGAGAGTGGATAATAATCCGACAATATACAAAAGCAGGTAAGCTATTTTCAGAAGAAAAAGTTCTTATTAATGAGAATCCTTACGGAGAATCTTATTATTTTCGCGAAGAATCTCTTGTCAAGAATTATAACTATTAA
- the tsf gene encoding translation elongation factor Ts codes for MYTPVAADVAKLRNQTGAGMMDSKKALVEAEGDFEKAIEILRKKGQKVAANRADRESTEGAVIARVNEDNTLGAIISLNCETDFVAKNEAFIELAYELAEMAITAATKEELLATDFHGITVAEKLTEQTGVIGEKIEIGSFERIEGPFLGAYIHAGNKIAAITSLSANVEGGVEAAKAVSMQIAAMNPIALDETQVSQETIDKELEIERDILTKEGKPANIIDNILKGKMQKFYKENTLVHQAFIKDGSQSVADYVKSVNADLKVVGFVRVSLA; via the coding sequence ATGTATACACCAGTAGCAGCAGACGTAGCTAAACTAAGAAACCAAACAGGTGCAGGTATGATGGATAGCAAAAAAGCTTTAGTGGAAGCTGAAGGCGATTTTGAAAAAGCTATCGAAATCCTTAGAAAAAAAGGTCAGAAAGTAGCAGCTAACAGAGCTGACAGAGAAAGTACTGAAGGTGCTGTTATCGCAAGAGTTAATGAAGATAACACTTTGGGTGCTATCATTAGCCTTAACTGTGAGACTGACTTCGTTGCTAAAAACGAAGCTTTCATCGAGTTAGCTTATGAATTAGCTGAAATGGCAATTACTGCTGCAACTAAAGAAGAATTATTAGCTACAGATTTCCACGGAATTACTGTTGCTGAGAAATTAACTGAGCAAACTGGTGTTATCGGTGAGAAAATCGAGATCGGTAGCTTCGAAAGAATTGAAGGACCTTTCTTAGGTGCTTACATCCACGCAGGTAACAAAATTGCTGCTATTACTTCTCTTTCTGCTAATGTAGAAGGTGGTGTTGAAGCTGCAAAAGCTGTTTCTATGCAGATTGCTGCAATGAACCCAATCGCTCTTGATGAAACTCAGGTTTCTCAGGAAACTATCGATAAAGAATTAGAGATCGAAAGAGATATCTTAACTAAAGAAGGTAAGCCTGCAAACATTATCGATAACATCCTTAAAGGTAAAATGCAGAAGTTCTACAAAGAGAACACTCTTGTTCACCAGGCGTTCATCAAAGACGGAAGCCAATCAGTAGCTGACTATGTAAAATCAGTTAACGCTGACCTAAAAGTAGTAGGATTTGTAAGAGTAAGCTTAGCTTAA
- the rplM gene encoding 50S ribosomal protein L13 — MNTLSYKTVSANKATANKEWVVVDADGQPLGRLASKVAKILRGKHKTNFTPHVDCGDNVIILNAEKVALSGNKWADKEYIWHTGYPGGQKSLTAAELQKKNSAMVVEKAVKGMLPKNRLGKAIFKNLHVYVGGEHKHEAQQPKEININEIK, encoded by the coding sequence GTGAATACATTAAGTTACAAAACCGTATCGGCTAACAAAGCTACCGCAAATAAAGAATGGGTTGTGGTAGACGCTGATGGACAGCCTTTAGGGCGTTTAGCATCTAAAGTTGCTAAGATTTTGAGAGGAAAGCACAAAACTAACTTTACACCGCACGTTGACTGTGGAGATAACGTTATTATTTTGAATGCTGAGAAAGTAGCACTTTCAGGAAACAAGTGGGCTGACAAAGAGTACATCTGGCATACTGGATACCCAGGAGGTCAAAAATCTTTAACTGCTGCAGAACTTCAGAAGAAAAACAGTGCAATGGTAGTTGAAAAAGCTGTAAAAGGAATGCTTCCTAAAAACAGATTAGGAAAAGCTATCTTCAAAAACCTTCACGTATACGTAGGTGGAGAGCACAAGCATGAAGCACAGCAGCCTAAAGAAATTAATATTAACGAAATTAAATAA
- a CDS encoding DUF3667 domain-containing protein — translation MGHHGKLRSDKTCLNCGHQVEERFCPRCGQENTEPKQPFHYLFTHFFEDFTHYDGQFWGTLKNLLFNPGKLTTTYLKGERQKYVPPVKLYIFMSFITFLMVAFLPISVGSGHNEKDEELIQTQNHLRELSPIEATGIIVKENNIQKEDSIKIQMFLKTTKDSLIKKNIIQGDLDNWKDQRFLEGTHIKGANNIKQYDSIQAKNPMNFTTIERPIVKKAFELHEQGATYKDVLNGLIMTFFHSLPKALFLYLPLFALTLWLFHSKKKFWYFDHGVFTLHYFSFLLVEIAIVLLLSLIAKWFPFLSFFKIIASFFATIFSIYSCIYFFIAHYKVYRTHPLTTGIAGISLFFINTILFTFLLMILILISFLMIH, via the coding sequence ATGGGACACCATGGAAAACTCCGATCAGACAAGACATGTCTAAACTGTGGTCATCAGGTAGAAGAGAGATTCTGCCCGCGTTGTGGACAGGAAAACACAGAACCTAAACAACCCTTCCATTATCTTTTTACACATTTCTTTGAAGACTTCACCCACTATGACGGGCAGTTTTGGGGAACATTGAAAAATCTCCTCTTCAATCCCGGAAAATTAACGACCACATACCTGAAAGGTGAGCGTCAAAAGTATGTTCCGCCAGTGAAATTATATATTTTCATGAGTTTCATAACTTTTCTAATGGTTGCCTTTTTACCCATAAGCGTTGGAAGTGGTCATAATGAAAAAGATGAAGAACTGATTCAAACCCAAAATCACCTCCGTGAATTAAGCCCCATTGAAGCAACAGGTATTATTGTCAAAGAAAATAACATACAGAAAGAGGATTCAATAAAAATTCAGATGTTTTTAAAAACTACAAAAGATTCTCTGATAAAAAAGAATATTATTCAAGGTGATTTGGACAATTGGAAGGATCAGCGTTTTTTAGAAGGCACTCATATAAAAGGTGCTAATAATATAAAACAATACGATTCAATACAAGCAAAAAATCCTATGAATTTTACTACTATTGAACGACCTATTGTAAAAAAAGCTTTTGAACTTCATGAACAGGGAGCAACCTATAAAGATGTACTAAACGGCTTAATTATGACTTTCTTTCATTCCCTGCCAAAAGCACTCTTTTTATATCTACCTTTATTTGCACTTACGTTATGGCTATTTCACAGTAAGAAAAAGTTTTGGTATTTTGATCATGGTGTTTTCACTTTACATTATTTTTCCTTCCTGTTAGTAGAGATTGCAATAGTCCTACTTCTAAGCCTTATTGCTAAATGGTTCCCGTTTTTATCATTCTTTAAAATAATTGCATCTTTTTTTGCTACAATATTTTCAATTTATAGTTGTATTTATTTTTTCATTGCTCATTATAAAGTATACAGAACACACCCTCTTACCACAGGTATTGCAGGAATATCCTTATTCTTTATTAATACAATTTTATTCACATTTCTGTTAATGATCTTAATATTAATAAGCTTCCTGATGATTCATTAA
- a CDS encoding methylmalonyl-CoA mutase family protein, whose product MNTKKYTPDNKVRIVTAAALFDGHDAAINIMRRVIQGTGCEVIHLGHDKSAEEVVNTAIQEDANAIALTSYQGGHNEYFKYIYDLLREKNSPQIKIFGGGGGVILPEEIKDLMDYGIDRIYSPDDGRELGLQGMIDDLVQRSDFATGKDITAKDLDAISFENPTSIAQIISAVENFSDEKPELVKAIDEKSKNLNIPIIGITGTGGAGKSSLTDELVRRFLRSNPDKKIAIISIDPSKKKTGGALLGDRIRMNAINDPRVYMRSMATRENNVSVSPFIHSALNVLKLAHPDVIILETSGIGQSGSEVSDFADVSMYVMTPEYGASTQLEKIDMLDYADLVALNKSDKRGALDALQAVRKQFQRNHLLWESPLDDMPVFATKASQFNDHGTTELYNRLIVKVNETLQLAQGKDISEFNTFIEQEVTDEVTIIPPKRVRYLSEIVENNKQYDAAIEKQAELARTMYHIEGVKKIISNDVLETEYQKAEKELQQENIDFLKNWDDTKKAFHAEFYSYFVRGKEIKVETSTESLSHLRIPKIALPKYNDWGDLIKWKGQENLPGSFPYTAGIYPFKRTGEDPTRMFAGEGGPERTNRRFHYVSAEMPAKRLSTAFDSVTLYGQDPALPPDIYGKIGNAGVSIATLDDAKKLYSGFDLVNALTSVSMTINGPAPMLLAFFMNAAIDQNVEKYITEHKLESKVESVLKAKFDDKGLKRPQYNGELPPSNNGLGLQLLGITGDEVIPADVYEKIKAQTIATVRGTVQADILKEDQAQNTCIFSTEFALRLMGDVQEYFIKEKVRNFYSVSISGYHIAEAGANPISQLAFTLANGFTYVEYYLSRGMDINDFAPNLSFFFSNGIDPEYAVIGRVARRIWAKAMKLKYGADERSQMLKYHIQTSGRSLHAQEIDFNDIRTTLQALYAIYDNCNSLHTNAYDEAITTPTEESVRRAMAIQLIINKELGLAKNENPLQGSFIIEELTDLVEEAVYTEFDRITERGGVLGAMETMYQRSKIQEESMHYEWLKHTGEYPIIGVNTFLGKDGSPTVLPGEVIRSTEEEKQAQIESLHNFQKANEGKSEEALRKLQHAAINQQNLFGVMMDAVKYCSLGQITNALFEVGGKYRRNM is encoded by the coding sequence ATGAACACAAAAAAATATACTCCTGACAATAAAGTTAGGATCGTTACAGCAGCGGCTTTGTTCGACGGACACGACGCTGCTATAAACATTATGCGGCGAGTGATCCAGGGAACAGGATGCGAGGTTATTCATCTTGGACATGACAAATCAGCAGAGGAAGTTGTAAACACAGCAATACAAGAAGATGCTAATGCTATAGCATTGACTTCTTATCAGGGTGGACATAACGAATACTTTAAGTATATCTATGACCTGCTGAGAGAAAAGAACTCACCACAGATTAAAATCTTCGGTGGCGGTGGCGGTGTTATCCTACCTGAAGAAATAAAGGATCTCATGGATTACGGTATCGACAGAATTTATTCCCCGGACGATGGCCGCGAACTTGGTCTTCAGGGAATGATTGATGATCTTGTACAGAGATCCGATTTTGCTACCGGAAAAGATATAACTGCAAAAGATCTGGATGCTATAAGCTTTGAAAATCCGACAAGTATTGCTCAGATTATTTCTGCAGTAGAAAATTTCTCGGATGAAAAACCTGAACTGGTAAAAGCCATAGATGAAAAATCAAAAAATCTGAATATCCCGATTATCGGTATTACCGGAACTGGTGGCGCAGGTAAATCATCTTTAACAGATGAGTTGGTAAGACGTTTCTTACGCTCTAATCCGGATAAGAAGATTGCGATTATCTCTATTGACCCTTCCAAAAAGAAAACTGGTGGTGCTCTGTTAGGAGACAGAATCCGTATGAATGCTATTAATGATCCAAGAGTCTATATGCGTTCAATGGCAACCAGAGAAAATAATGTCTCAGTTTCGCCATTTATTCATTCTGCATTAAATGTTTTGAAACTTGCACATCCGGATGTCATTATACTGGAAACATCTGGTATCGGACAGTCTGGTTCTGAAGTTTCGGATTTTGCTGATGTCTCCATGTATGTGATGACACCTGAATACGGAGCCTCTACCCAGCTTGAAAAAATAGATATGCTGGATTATGCAGATCTTGTAGCCTTAAATAAATCTGATAAGCGGGGAGCCTTAGATGCATTACAAGCAGTAAGAAAACAATTCCAGAGAAATCATCTTTTATGGGAAAGTCCATTAGATGATATGCCGGTTTTTGCAACTAAAGCATCTCAGTTCAATGATCACGGTACAACAGAACTCTATAACAGATTAATTGTAAAGGTAAATGAAACCCTTCAACTGGCTCAGGGTAAGGATATATCTGAATTTAATACTTTTATTGAACAGGAAGTGACGGATGAAGTCACTATTATTCCGCCCAAAAGAGTCCGCTATCTATCAGAAATCGTAGAGAACAACAAGCAATATGATGCTGCAATTGAGAAACAGGCTGAATTAGCCAGAACGATGTATCATATTGAAGGTGTAAAGAAAATCATCTCTAACGATGTTTTAGAAACTGAATATCAAAAAGCAGAAAAAGAGCTGCAACAGGAGAATATAGACTTCCTGAAAAACTGGGATGATACTAAAAAAGCATTTCATGCAGAGTTCTATTCTTATTTTGTGCGTGGAAAGGAAATTAAAGTAGAAACCTCAACCGAATCTTTATCCCATCTCAGAATTCCTAAAATAGCACTACCTAAATATAATGACTGGGGAGATCTTATTAAGTGGAAAGGTCAGGAAAATCTTCCGGGAAGTTTTCCATACACGGCAGGTATTTATCCTTTTAAAAGAACCGGGGAAGATCCTACCAGAATGTTTGCCGGAGAAGGCGGACCTGAAAGAACCAACAGAAGATTCCATTATGTTTCTGCTGAAATGCCGGCAAAACGTTTGTCTACAGCTTTTGATTCCGTAACGTTATATGGTCAGGATCCTGCTTTACCCCCAGATATTTATGGTAAAATTGGAAATGCCGGGGTTTCTATTGCAACATTGGATGATGCTAAAAAGCTATACTCTGGTTTTGACCTTGTAAATGCTCTGACTTCCGTGTCTATGACCATTAATGGGCCTGCTCCTATGCTATTGGCTTTCTTTATGAATGCAGCTATCGACCAGAATGTTGAAAAATATATTACTGAACACAAGCTTGAATCAAAAGTAGAGTCTGTTCTAAAGGCTAAATTTGATGATAAAGGTTTAAAGAGACCTCAATATAACGGAGAGCTCCCTCCATCTAATAATGGTTTAGGATTACAATTGTTAGGAATTACCGGAGATGAAGTGATCCCTGCGGATGTTTACGAAAAAATCAAAGCCCAAACGATAGCTACCGTTCGGGGGACAGTTCAGGCAGATATTCTGAAAGAGGATCAGGCACAAAATACCTGTATTTTTTCTACCGAATTTGCGCTGAGATTAATGGGCGACGTTCAGGAATATTTTATTAAAGAAAAAGTAAGAAACTTCTATTCGGTTTCTATTTCAGGATATCATATTGCAGAAGCCGGAGCTAATCCGATTTCGCAGTTAGCATTTACATTGGCAAACGGATTTACTTATGTAGAATACTACCTCAGCCGCGGAATGGATATCAACGATTTTGCACCAAACTTATCTTTCTTCTTCTCCAACGGTATCGACCCTGAATATGCAGTAATTGGCCGTGTCGCAAGAAGAATCTGGGCAAAAGCCATGAAATTAAAATATGGTGCTGATGAAAGAAGCCAAATGCTGAAATATCACATCCAGACTTCCGGCCGCTCACTTCATGCTCAGGAAATTGATTTCAACGATATCAGAACTACACTTCAGGCATTGTATGCTATTTATGATAACTGTAATTCACTTCACACCAATGCATACGACGAAGCGATTACAACACCAACAGAAGAATCTGTAAGAAGAGCAATGGCCATTCAGCTTATCATCAACAAAGAGTTGGGTCTGGCTAAAAATGAAAACCCACTTCAAGGCTCTTTTATTATCGAGGAATTAACAGATTTAGTAGAAGAAGCTGTATACACCGAATTCGACAGAATTACAGAGAGAGGTGGAGTTCTTGGTGCTATGGAGACTATGTATCAGCGTTCAAAAATCCAGGAGGAATCCATGCATTACGAATGGCTGAAACATACCGGTGAATACCCTATTATTGGTGTGAATACCTTTCTGGGCAAAGATGGTTCTCCAACGGTTTTACCAGGAGAGGTTATTCGTTCCACTGAGGAAGAAAAGCAGGCACAGATTGAATCACTTCACAACTT